TGCAacttggaaagaaacaacgcatcatctgtgccgcgtcggaaactttttccatgcatctcttcctctgcggtctccgtgcgtcgtTAGTTTTGACCCATACCAGGTACTGAGTGTAACAAGGAGACAACtgattatttctaaggattaagactcttttaaacctttttaaaagtgatatttcaacttgtttttattggatgtttgtcgttttgaccttagttTATTGagatgaatattatctattttcctaaacctgagtggtgtatttttctggtgttttactgtgttactgtatgattgactgcacaaatactttacacattgccttttaagttaagcctgactgctcagtgccaaactaccagagggtggccacaggataatttgggttgtgtgtgacttaccgtgtctaggattgcggtccctacttggacaagtgtggatccctctgccaactagagaccctatttctaacatgcaACAAGCCAATAACCAATTATCATACTTCCTACTGCTCTTCAACAGAACTTCACGCTGTGGTTAGAAAGAAGACGGAATcccataaaaaagaggaaaaaataaatctaattttAAGCATCTGGGGCGATAATCTTGTCCACCCTACTTCTATACAACAAATTTGCCTTGTGAAAGGTTCTTCTCAGTGTGCGTATGATGCTCTGCCAAGTAGGCACTGCACTACACGGTACCCGCATGGGCCACGCCAAAGAATAATGATTCCAAGTTTCATTGCTCGTGTGTGGGGCAGGGTGGAGCAGTGATGATTCATCAGTGTGTAGGTTTCTGTGTTAATGAAGCGCGCTTGTGTAAAGTGGGACAGCCCCGTTTTATACATTATTATGCTGTCACCACCACGATAAGAGCTCATTATTTGGAGGTGGTCAGTCTCATCCTTTTAAACCATGATTTTGAAGAAAAACACCATGTTGAGGATACATCCTCTGCCCTGATATGATGAAACATTCCTTGGGTGTGGATCATCTGGTTTTAACAACATGTCGCAACAGGTTATTACTCGTATTTTTATAGGGAGTCGACATGTTTTGGTGGCGCATGTCACATGCAGAGGTATATaagaaagtggcacagtgcatatgAATGTTCTTCCTTGACAGCACCATGGCTCTCAGCTGCCTTTCCGGGATCATTGCACTGGTACTCCTAGTGGCTATCGCTGATTCTGCCCATGGACTGGTAAGATACATTGAAATTATATTAAATTTGTAATCCTTCCTAGGAGCCTGTAGGGTGACAAGCctcaggccctcattttaagattgccggcaaatgctgcctaccgccgcgacaacgggcgccaaaagaccgtcaccgcggctaacatccgtctgccaaattatgaccacagctgtatTTCCGCcataagaagggtggaaatccggctgtggccatactggcggatggtgttaatttggcgctgctaccaccagctgcgccatgccagtagacaaccaccagccgtattatgacaaataatacagcctggcggtgttctgctggctggctctactggtggtagcagccccccgccccgttccctgccagaagaccccctggatgtagGAAAGTTGTGTTTCCgacagggtgttgtgtgtgggtgtatggggttgtgtgcatgaatatgtgagtgtgtgcatgaatgcgactgtgtgtgtagtgttgtttgcatgggtgtatgcatgtgtgggaatgcgtgtatgaatggaaatgtaaatgcgtgtctgcgtgttagtgtgaatgtgtgtacggatgtgtgcaagaatgaatgcatgtatgcctgtgtgagtgagtgtgagtatgcgttgtctgcgagtgtgcgtgagtggggtggcgggggattggaaggggggagcgtggatggaggtggGTTGGGGGCAGCTGAGGAGTGTTTggaggggtgggtgagcctcctatcagtgacagggaagctaGGGAGGGCCTGCTGCCATGGTTTTTTGTGGCGTTGCGAATGGAACGAAAAACATAGTGGTAGGGAGGGTCAATAGTGGCCGCCGGGCGGgggattgttatctccagcccggcagctgctattgcattggcggtcggaatggtatattggcgggttggctgtcaTAATGtgccggtactaccgccacattatcaccgaccaccggggtcataatgacctccttagtgtaaatgcacatctctgattactgcaggaaatccctctgctaGCTACGCAAAGTCTATGTGGGCAAGGGATTGTGGTCATGGGAAGATAAAGGGACCTGTCTAAGGTCAAACAGTGCAGGCAGGGATATCAGCTTAGCACGGGACAACGCAGACACTTTTGGAAattttaaccaaaaactccatgttATTTGCTGCCCATGAACCTTGGACCACACTCTGCGCTGGTGCCTTCCAGGTTCTCTGCTTGGTCCTGACTCTGTAACTTTATATCGCCAATATTCTTCCAGTGTTCTTTCTCCTCCAGCTGTAAAGTCCTCTCTGTAAAGTATTCTCTTAGTTGCTTAGTTCTCCCTGTTCTTTCTGAATACAGACACACTAGTGGCAAGCCCTGTCACTTCCTGCAGCCTCCTGGCTGCCAGTGCCTGTATGGAGGAAATGCTGGCTCAAAGGTGTGAGTAGCAGAGATAGACCATAACAAAGATGTGTCTAGCTGCGATAGACCATAACAAAGGTTAGTGCAGCTGAGACAGACCATAACAAAGATGTGTCTAGCTGCGATAGACCATGACAAAGGTTAGTACAGCTGAGACAGACCATAACAAAGATGTGTCAAGCTGCGATAGACCATAACAAAGGTTAGTGCAGCTGAGACAGACCATAACAGAGGTTAGTACAGCTGAGACAGACCATAACAGAGATATGTCTAGCTGCGATAGACCATAACAAAGGTTAGTGCAGCTGAGATAGACCATAACAAAGGTTAGTACAGCTGAGACAGACCATAACAAAGATGTGTGTAACTGTGATAGACCATAACAAAGGTTAGTACAGCTGAGACAGACCATAACAAAGATGTGTATAGCGGAGATAAACCATAACAAAGGTTAGTACAGCTGAGACAGACCATAACAAAGATTTGTCTAGCTGAGACAGACCATAACAAAGGATAGTACAGCTGAGATAGACCATAACAAAGATGTGTCTAGCTGTGATAGACCATAACAAAGGTTAGTGCAGCTGAGACAGACCATAACAAAGATGTGTCTATCGGAGATAAACCTTAACAAAGGTTAGTACAGCTGAGACAGACCATAACAAAGATGTGTATAGCGGAGATAAACCATAACAAAGGTTAGTACAGATGAGACAGACCATAACAAAGATGTGTCTAGCTGCGATAGACCATAACAAAGGTTAGTGCAGCTGAGACAGACCATAACAAAGATGTGTCTAGCTGCGATAGACCATAGCAAAGGTTAGTACAGCTGAGACAGACCATAACAAAGATGTGCCTAGCTGCGATAGACCATAACAAAGGTTAGTATAGCTGAGACAGACCATAACAAAGATGTGTCTAGCGGAGATAAACCATAACAAAGGTTAGTACAGCTGAGACAGACCATAACAAAGATGTGTCTAACTGAGACAGATCATAACAAAGATGTGTCTAGCTGCGATAGATCATAACAAAGGTTAGTACAGCTGAGACAGACCATAACAAAGATGTGTCTAACTGTGATAGACCATAACAAAGGTTAGTACAGCTGAGACAGACCATAACAAAGATGTGTGTAGCGGAGATAAACCATAACAAAGGTTAGTGCAGCTGAGACAGACCATAACAAAGATGTGTCTGGCTGAAATAGACCTTTAGGCGTGTTGTGATGTCTGTGAACTCTGCCTGCTGGTATGACAATAACATCATGCATTTCCTTGTGTTTGTGAGCAATGCAGGGCAGAAGTCGGGAGTACACGCGAGTAGACGGTgtctacccactattttcacagggtatcCCGCAGTCTACCCTGCCATGAGGTTGAGGTGCACAGAAACGTGTTAAACTTGTCCAGGTGTAATTTTCAGACCCTGGGACACACTTGGCAGTGCCTGctttccttcaagcagcagggtgaAGTTGGGAGTGCCTTATGAGATTCCAGTTGGACCCATAACAAAGGCCGAAGTTAAGGGCAAACTTTTAGAGTATCCCGATTAGGGGCTATGAGGCGAGAGGGGCGGACACCTAAATGCAAAAATCACGATTTGATTTCATTTCTTTTAAAGATCTATTGTGCTGATCATCCTAATGCAggatgtcagagcgcttcacatcaCACGTACATATTACGCGttgacaataaatcatgtgtgTAAATCATAGCACAGGATGTGTTACGTAAGAcactgagggttacaaggtgtagtagCCACATGTCCTTCACAGCTCCCTGTGCTCAATAGAAGGATCACAATTTATGAACTgcgagtaacaaaaggatctctgtgttaaaagcagtaacccacttacctgctACATACAATGCACATGTGTcccctgcatgttacatgatgtccTTTGCAGAAGACACTCtaaccctctctgctactttaATTCAACACTAGGACTGTGCGCTGCAGAGATCCCTGCAGCAAATGTGTAACCTCCAGAGCTATCCTACCGTTATCAGTACCGGCTGAGATCTAGTTGGAACACAAAGGTCTCTGCAGCGGGTGCCTTAACCCCatcagatattttaaaatgcagactttgcaaccaattaagcagaacagatttactgccacatttctccttcttgacaatttctttgtggcagggttttaaAAAATACGTTATCTAAGTTGAGGCCTAGATTTTGAGTCAGGGTTGTGACAACCCCGACACAAAatatcatttgttaaatattgtaatgtggtCACGTGTACTcacgatagacctgctaaacatgtgtgtgcggtgttaagatctgatgccacGTCTtgggatgtcacttcctgtgaggtcatggattgtgatgtcacttcctgtgattctgtgtgtgatgtCATATGCTGTCACGTGCCATGATCTCACTTGCATAATGTCCTGCTTGGTTAGTGCCCCCACTTCTATTTTAGAACTTGTGCCCTGAGCTGTGCCTGTTGGTATGACAATAACGTCATGCATTTCCTGATGTTTGTGACCTATGCCTGTTGGTATGACCATGACGTCACTCGCACCCTGCTGCGTGGTGGGCTAGCCTGGTGATAGAGTCATGCCCCTGTTGGAGGGTCGAGGTGTGAAGATGTGACTGATGATCTCTGGTGCCCTCTGCACTGCTTGTGGCTTATAGTGACCTCACAATCGCCTCTCTCCTCCAGGGCAGCCTTGGGGGGTCCTGGAGGAGTGAACATGGCACCCTGCTGTGTGGTGGACTAGCCTGTTGATAGAGTCATGTTCCTGTTGGAGGGTCGAGGTGTGAAGATGTGACTGTGATTGGCTGGTGCTCTCTGCACCTCTTGTGGTCTGTAGTGACCTCACACTCGTCTCTTCCCTCCAGTGCAGCCTCGGGGGGTCCTGGAGGAGTGAACATGGCACCCTGCTGTGTGGTGGACTAGCCTGTTGATAGAGTCATGCCCCTGTTGGAGGGTCGAGGTGTGAAGATGTGACTGTGATTGGCTGGTGCTCTCTGCACCTCTTGTGGTCTGTAGTGACCTCACACTCGTCTCTTCCCTCCAGTGCAGCCTCGGGGGTCCTGGAGGAGTGAACATGGCACCCTGCTGTGTGGTGGACTAGCCTGGTGATAGAGTCATGCTCCTGTTGGAGGGTCGAGGTGTGAAGATGTGACTGTGATTGGCTGGTGCTCTCTGCACCTCTTGTGGTCTGTAGTGACCTCACACTCGTCTCTTCCCTCCAGTGCAGCCTTGGGGGGTCCTGGAGGAGTGAACATGGCACCCTGATGACCATGCGCCTTGGGGTCAACGGGACCATCACCGGCACCTACCAGTCATCCAGCAAAGCCCCGACGTCTGTGCTGATTGGATACCAGCAGCAGGGCGACAACCCAACCTTCGGAGTGACGGTCAAGAACAGCGCTGCACGTGAGTACTTCGCGGCGCTATGTCTTCTCCGCGCTGTGGGAGGCGCACGCCCCTCCTGCGCCCCCTTCTCCCTGTTTCTAACCCCTCCCCGCCTACCTTACACCCCTTTCCTCTTCTTGGGACGTTTTGTACTGTTGCTCTGACATCAGCATCTCATGGAGGTGgatagggaggggggggggcaggtacAGGTCACGTCTACTGAATTCAGCATCTCATGGGGGGTGGATGTGGAGGGGGCAGGTACAGGTCACGTCTACTGACGTCAGCATCTCATGGAGGTGGATGTGGAGGGGCAGGTACAGGTCATGTCTACTGACGTCAGCATCTCATgagggtggatggggagggggcaggtacaggtcacgtctactgacgtcagcatctcatgagggtggatggggagggggcaggtacaggtcacgtctactgacgtcagcatctcatgagggtggatggggaggggggcaggtacAGGTCACGTCTACTGACGTCAGCATCTCATGGAGGTGGATGTGGAGGGGCAGGTACAGGTCACGTCTACTGACGTCACAATGTGACTGCACGCACCTTTAGAGCTGTAGTCAATATAATAATGTCTGTAAGTGATGGACCCGAGCTACAGGCCGAACCTAGAGGCAGGTAAGGTAGAGAGACATTCCTCCCCCCAGCGCCTGTACACAAGGACCCCGTGGAGCCTTAACACAAGGGAAGACAAATCGATATTCATTTACTGGGTGATTTATATAAAGTCAAACCAGGAAACCTGGATAAATCCCGGCTTCTCCGCTTAAAATatctgatcttaggcaaatattctaTTTCACCAAAGCTTTCTTTTCTTCATTATGGCATATGAAATCAGGTTCAGATGTGTGAGATCGGACTAGCAGTTGTACACAACTATCACTTTATTAAACCCTTTTCTCACCGTGCCTTGCTCCCCTCTCTTGCAGCCACCATCACCATGCTGGCAGGGCAGTGCTACACAAAGCCTGATGGAGAACCAACCCTGAGAACCACCTGGATCCTGAGAGAGCCCGTGGGAAA
The nucleotide sequence above comes from Pleurodeles waltl isolate 20211129_DDA unplaced genomic scaffold, aPleWal1.hap1.20221129 scaffold_65, whole genome shotgun sequence. Encoded proteins:
- the LOC138278822 gene encoding avidin-related protein 4/5-like, whose amino-acid sequence is MFFLDSTMALSCLSGIIALVLLVAIADSAHGLCSLGGSWRSEHGTLMTMRLGVNGTITGTYQSSSKAPTSVLIGYQQQGDNPTFGVTVKNSAAPTITMLAGQCYTKPDGEPTLRTTWILREPVGNLTEDWKSSRFGTASFSMNDNVNGEAAGQWTGGQSQIHRTPKPAEGKVRS